Proteins encoded together in one Bradyrhizobium sp. PSBB068 window:
- a CDS encoding gamma-glutamyltransferase family protein — protein sequence MRDFMAIGRSVAVAERGMAATSHPQATLAAVEMLKAGGNAVDAAVAAVAVQGVVEPQMTGIGGDCFALYSPKAGAPIALNGSGRTPAGTDAGKYSGSGARDIPPTAPEAVTVPGAIDAWCRLVADHGSKPLEEIFRPAIAAAEQGFCVTPRVAEDWRRFRARIEIDGNAAAQFLPGGKVPEVGDIRTQPALGRTLRRIAQHGRDAFYAGEAADEMVNILRGLGGAHHGDDFAAHASDYVQPISARYHDHDVVECPPNGQGLAALMILRTLAGFDVGALAQVDRIHLLAEATKAAYRARDAFFCDPGTSKVDPAAFLAEDHIGLIRSKIDMSRASAPATWDDIEHRDTVYVTVVDRDLNAVSLINSLFYPFGSGIYAPKSGILLHNRGWSFRARPGHLNSLGPRKRPMHTIIPGLVRKDGKTVMSFGVMGGHYQAAGHANLLSNVFDLKMDIQAAAEAPRSFAFDGALSLETTISPDIRDELRARGHDARFSEEPIGGCQAIRIDHARGVLLGASDHRKDGLALGF from the coding sequence ATGCGTGATTTCATGGCCATCGGCCGTTCGGTGGCGGTTGCGGAGCGCGGCATGGCCGCGACCTCGCATCCGCAGGCAACGCTTGCCGCGGTCGAGATGCTGAAGGCCGGCGGCAATGCCGTCGATGCCGCGGTGGCGGCGGTCGCGGTGCAGGGCGTGGTCGAGCCGCAGATGACCGGGATCGGCGGCGACTGCTTCGCACTCTATTCGCCGAAGGCCGGCGCGCCGATCGCGCTCAACGGTTCCGGCCGCACACCTGCCGGCACCGACGCCGGAAAATATTCCGGAAGCGGCGCCCGCGACATTCCGCCGACCGCGCCCGAGGCTGTGACCGTGCCCGGCGCGATCGATGCATGGTGCCGGCTGGTCGCCGATCACGGCAGCAAGCCGCTGGAGGAGATCTTCCGGCCGGCGATCGCGGCTGCCGAGCAGGGCTTCTGCGTCACGCCGCGCGTTGCCGAGGATTGGCGCCGCTTCCGGGCGCGGATCGAGATCGACGGCAACGCGGCGGCCCAGTTCCTTCCCGGCGGCAAGGTGCCTGAGGTTGGCGACATCCGTACGCAACCTGCGCTCGGCCGGACCCTGCGCCGGATCGCGCAGCACGGCCGCGACGCGTTCTACGCGGGCGAGGCCGCCGACGAGATGGTGAATATCTTGCGTGGCCTCGGCGGCGCCCACCACGGCGACGATTTCGCGGCGCACGCCTCGGATTATGTGCAGCCGATCTCGGCGCGCTACCATGACCATGACGTCGTCGAGTGTCCGCCGAACGGGCAGGGCCTCGCCGCGCTGATGATCCTGCGCACGCTCGCAGGCTTCGATGTCGGCGCCCTCGCGCAAGTCGATCGCATTCATCTGCTCGCCGAAGCGACCAAGGCGGCCTACCGCGCGCGCGACGCCTTCTTTTGCGATCCCGGCACCAGCAAGGTCGATCCGGCTGCATTCCTCGCCGAGGACCATATCGGCCTGATCCGCAGCAAGATCGACATGAGCCGTGCGTCCGCGCCCGCGACCTGGGACGATATCGAGCACCGCGACACCGTCTATGTCACGGTGGTCGATCGCGACCTCAACGCCGTCTCGCTGATCAACTCGCTGTTCTATCCGTTCGGCAGCGGCATCTACGCGCCGAAATCGGGTATCCTGCTGCACAACCGCGGCTGGAGCTTCCGCGCGAGGCCCGGGCACCTCAATTCACTCGGACCCCGCAAGCGTCCGATGCACACGATCATCCCCGGCCTGGTACGCAAGGACGGCAAGACCGTGATGTCGTTCGGGGTGATGGGCGGGCACTACCAGGCCGCGGGCCATGCCAATCTGCTGTCGAACGTCTTCGACCTGAAGATGGACATCCAGGCGGCGGCCGAGGCGCCGCGCTCCTTTGCCTTCGACGGCGCGCTGTCGTTGGAGACCACGATATCACCCGATATCCGCGACGAGCTGCGCGCCCGTGGCCACGATGCGCGATTCTCCGAGGAGCCGATCGGCGGCTGCCAGGCGATCCGCATCGACCATGCGCGCGGTGTCCTGCTCGGCGCCTCAGACCATCGCAAGGACGGTCTGGCGCTGGGATTCTAG